From the genome of Impatiens glandulifera chromosome 9, dImpGla2.1, whole genome shotgun sequence, one region includes:
- the LOC124915832 gene encoding 1-aminocyclopropane-1-carboxylate synthase 3-like, giving the protein MNLLSRKAMCNSHGQDSSYFLGWQEYEKNPYHHLHNPSGIIQMGLAENQLSFDLIEEWLAKNPDSSGFRKSDKLIFRDLALFQDYHGLPSFKKAMVDFMAEIRGNKVEFLPDKLVLTAGSTPANETLMFCLAEPGEAFLLPTPYYPGFDRDLKWRTGVEIVPIHCNSSNGFQITKSALNNAYKTAIKSNLRVKGILVTNPSNPLGTTLTKYELNLLIDFISKKHLHLISDEIYSGTVFDSPEFISVMDILNNKKLKKTKVSNRVHIVYSLSKDLGLPGFRVGAIYSNDETIVAAATKMSSFGLVSSQTQYLLACMLSDKKFTKKYISENQIRLRKRQEQLVSGLRASGISCLKGNAGLFSWVDMTHLLKSKTFEDEMDLWKKIVYQVGLNISPGSSCHCVEPGWFRVCFANMSEETLDLAMRRVHELVQVEYKRETHLSLL; this is encoded by the exons ATGAACTTGCTTTCAAGAAAGGCAATGTGCAATAGCCATGGTCAAGATTCCTCCTACTTCCTTGGTTGGCAAGAGTACGAGAAGAACCCTTATCATCATCTTCATAATCCCAGTGGTATTATTCAGATGGGTCTTGCAGAGAATCAg CTTTCTTTCGACCTTATAGAAGAGTGGTTGGCCAAGAACCCAGATTCATCTGGCTTTAGGAAATCAGATAAGTTGATTTTCAGAGATCTAGCTCTTTTCCAAGACTATCATGGTCTTCCCTCTTTCAAGAAA GCTATGGTTGATTTCATGGCAGAAATAAGAGGAAATAAAGTCGAGTTTTTACCCGATAAACTTGTGCTTACTGCCGGTTCAACTCCAGCCAACGAGACGCTCATGTTTTGCCTCGCTGAACCTGGAGAAGCCTTTCTCCTTCCTACTCCTTACTATCCCGG ATTTGATCGAGATCTAAAATGGCGGACCGGAGTAGAGATTGTCCCCATTCATTGCAACAGCTCAAACGGATTCCAAATCACTAAATCTGCCCTTAATAATGCTTATAAAACCGCTATAAAAAGCAATCTACGAGTTAAGGGCATACTAGTCACCAACCCATCCAATCCACTTGGAACAACACTCACCAAATATGAACTAAATTTGTTGATCGATTTCATCTCCAAAAAACACTTACACTTGATCAGCGACGAAATCTACTCTGGCACGGTCTTTGACTCTCCTGAGTTCATAAGCGTTATGGACATCCTTAATAACAAAAAgctaaagaaaacaaaagtaAGCAATAGAGTTCATATCGTTTACTCACTCTCAAAAGATTTAGGGCTTCCCGGTTTTCGAGTTGGAGCCATTTACTCCAACGATGAAACCATTGTGGCTGCAGCTACTAAGATGTCGAGTTTTGGCCTCGTCTCGTCCCAAACACAGTACCTCTTAGCTTGCATGTTGTCTGACAAGAAGTTCACCAAAAAATACATCTCGGAAAACCAAATTAGGTTAAGGAAACGACAAGAACAACTAGTTTCTGGCCTTCGGGCTTCTGGAATTTCCTGTCTAAAAGGAAATGCCGGGTTGTTTAGTTGGGTTGACATGACACACCTTTTGAAGTCCAAAACTTTTGAGGATGAAATGGATTTGTGGAAGAAGATTGTTTACCAAGTCGGCTTGAATATATCCCCTGGTTCATCATGCCATTGTGTTGAACCGGGTTGGTTTCGTGTTTGTTTTGCCAACATGTCTGAAGAAACCCTAGATCTTGCCATGAGACG TGTACACGAACTTGTCCAAGTGGAGTACAAAAGGGAAACTCATTTGTCATTGTTGTAA